Proteins encoded together in one Phyllostomus discolor isolate MPI-MPIP mPhyDis1 chromosome 6, mPhyDis1.pri.v3, whole genome shotgun sequence window:
- the IL1F10 gene encoding interleukin-1 family member 10, whose amino-acid sequence MCSLPMARYYIIKDADQKALCIRDNQLLVGDPDSDNCCAEKICILPNRGLDRTKVPIFLGIQGGSRCLACVETVEGPSLKLEDVNIEDLYKGGERATGFTFFQRSLGPAFRLEAAAWPGWFLCSPAEPQQPVRLTKEIEPSARTEFYFEQSR is encoded by the exons ATGTGCTCCCTCCCCATGGCAAGATACTACAT AATTAAGGATGCAGATCAGAAGGCTCTGTGCATAAGAGACAACCAGCTCCTGGTGGGAGATCCTGACTCGGACAACTGCTGTGCAG agAAGATCTGTATACTTCCCAACAGAGGCCTGGACCGCACCAAAGTTCCCATCTTCCTGGGGATCCAGGGAGGCAGTCGCTGCCTGGCATGTGTGGAGACAGTGGAAGGGCCTTCCCTGAAGCTGGAG GATGTGAACATCGAGGACCTGTACAAGGGCGGTGAGCGGGCCACAGGCTTCACCTTCTTCCAGAGAAGCTTGGGCCCTGCCTTCAGGCTtgaggctgctgcctggcctggcTGGTTTCTCTGTAGCCCAGCGGAGCCCCAGCAGCCAGTGCGACTCACTAAGGAGATTGAACCCTCTGCCCGCACTGAGTTCTACTTCGAACAGAGTCGGTAG
- the IL36RN gene encoding interleukin-36 receptor antagonist protein, protein MVLSGALCFRMKDAALKILYVHDNQLLAGGMHAGKVMKGEEISVVPNRFLDISLSPVILGVQGGSQCLSCGTGQEPTLKLEPVDIMELYFSHKESKSFTFYRQDTGLTSSFESAAFPGWFLCTVPEADQPLRLTQLQGEDSGDNHITDFYFQQCD, encoded by the exons ATGGTTCTGAGTGGGGCCCTGTGCTTCCG AATGAAGGATGCAGCATTGAAGATACTTTATGTGCATGATAACCAGCTTCTTGCCGGTGGGATGCATGCAGGGAAGGTCATGAAAG GCGAGGAGATCAGTGTTGTCCCCAATCGGTTTCTGGATATCAGCCTTTCTCCAGTCATCCTGGGTGTCCAGGGAGGGAGTCAGTGCCTGTCATGTGGCACAGGGCAGGAACCAACTCTGAAACTAGAG CCAGTGGACATTATGGAGCTCTACTTCAGCCACAAAGAATCCAAGAGCTTCACCTTCTACAGGCAAGACACAGGGCTCACCTCTAGCTTCGAGTCAGCCGCCTTCCCGGGCTGGTTCCTCTGCACTGTGCCCGAAGCTGACCAGCCTCTGAGACTCACCCAGCTCCAGGGAGAAGACAGTGGGGACAACCAcatcacggacttctacttccaGCAATGTGACTAA